Proteins from one Gasterosteus aculeatus chromosome 11, fGasAcu3.hap1.1, whole genome shotgun sequence genomic window:
- the LOC144384586 gene encoding uncharacterized protein LOC144384586, which yields MVWSRDTEAERPPLSLILPRLYLGAERDVTQDRLSSLGISYVLSVSRCSPQPAFLPPSRYLRVPIDDSLWDDLLPWIPQALHFIDAAVSSGGSVLVHCAAGISRSPALAVAYIMYTLGMDLDRAYRFVKERRPSISPNFNFLGQLQHFQASLSQKACGGDLVGQQPDGRPPSIKDGADHAETRNTRGDSENSYGTQRRHGAGEPQVSGKLLALHLTLNPIQRHVPAPCPREPSPREPSPREPSPREPSPREPSPREPSPPAAEPARPRPPAASASVLEKRKRLSLRLTPVTLAPPAPGGPAASPAADGGATAQINTGCPGLHMAEDPSGEQSPPHSRCGPAEGKGHGLLSPFSITLNKLLGWGERVLLGGVCVQPALPYRC from the exons ATGGTGTGGTCCCGGGACACCGAGGCGGAGCGGCCCCCCCTGTCCCTCATCCTCCCGCGGCTCTACCTCGGAGCGGAGCGCGACGTGACGCAG gaccgGCTGTCCTCTCTGGGTATCTCCTATGTGCTGAGTGTGAGTCGCTGCAGCCCCCAGCCCGCCTTCCTGCCCCCCTCCAGATACCTCCGCGTCCCCATTGATGACTCCCTGTGGGACGACCTGCTGCCCTGGATCCCACAGGCTCTGCACTTCATCg ATGCTGCCGTGTCCTCCGGGGGCTCCGTGTTGGTTCACTGTGCAGCGGGGATCTCGCGCTCCCCGGCCCTGGCTGTGGCCTACATCATGTACACACTGGGGATGGACCTGGACCGCGCCTACAG gtttgtgaaggagcgCCGGCCCTCCATTTCCCCCAACTTCAACTTCCTGGGTCAGCTGCAGCACTTCCAGGCCTCGCTGAGCCAGAAGGCCTGTGGGGGCGACCTCGTCGGCCAGCAGCCGGACGGTCGCCCGCCATCCATCAAGGACGGCGCCGACCACGCGGAGACCAGGAACACTCGTGGCGACAGTGAGAATTCCTACGGCACGCAGCGCAGACACGGCGCCGGGGAGCCGCAGGTTTCAGGGAAGCTTCTCGCTCTTCATCTGACTCTGAATCCAATCCAGCGGCACGTTCCGGCCCCGTGCCCCCGGGAGCCGAGCCCCCGGGAGCCGAGCCCCCGGGAGCCGAGCCCCCGGGAGCCGAGCCCCCGGGAGCCGAGCCCCCGGGAGCCGAGCCCGCCGGCAGCCGAGCCCGCTCGCCCgcgaccccccgccgcctctgctTCTGTCCTAGAGAAACGGAAAAgactctccctccgtctcaccCCAGTGACCcttgccccccccgcccccgggggccccgccgCGTCCCCAGCCGCCGACGGCGGGGCAACGGCACAGATTAACACCGGCTGCCCCGGGCTGCACATGGCAGAGGACCCCAGCGGGGAGCAGAGCCCCCCCCACAGCAGGTGCGGCCCAGCAGAGGGGAAGGGACACGGCCTCCTGTCCCCTTTCAGCATCAccctcaacaagctgctgggctGGGGGGAGAGGGTGCTGCTGGGAGGGGTGTGTGTCCAGCCTGCCCTGCCGTACAGGTGCTGA